In a genomic window of Halobiforma lacisalsi AJ5:
- a CDS encoding bacterio-opsin activator domain-containing protein, producing MSGVLIASIALRILGTGYSVLLLRRSGDRRFAFLTVMLGLMTSRQVWTLQTTGGTGLAELPGLVVSGLAVAVVYYLSQYVDEEDRIKAELEAMNDRLRSFRKAVEQAGHAIFLTDPDGRIEYANSATESVTGYAPSELVGRTPAVWQSGKHDDAFYDDLWSTITDGDVWDGEVVNRRRNGELCWVDATIAPITADDGSVERFVAVEADVTERKERELRIRDQHDRLELLNTTNAIIRDVTQELLRTESKAEAEAVSCEQFASAGPYESAWFATRNAVTDTVRPNTSVGIDDDALEDVVAAVNDDDRETVVDRALETETTHVAQVCQEGRPDCTRACECRLAADAVATVAIPITYRDAHYGALVLHTGDDNATDALDVEVLDELGETIAYAITAAESQRSLVTDRVTALTFDLTPADDPLPALASALEADVELELEQVTTGTNGDLVEFVTVRGADASDIAAQAADISGIESAQRLRADSEPLLRLTVDETAVVSTLAQYGGCVQSLTADGDQCGTDPENGSVATLVAELPETADVRTVVEAVTESHPGADLVGQHERDRTPETSGQFRSAVEESATDRQLEALRLAHFGGFFEWPRDSSGDDLADRMGVCQSTYLQHLRAAQRKVFEQFFDAERPTDTGYPVGLQGKAD from the coding sequence ATGAGTGGGGTCCTCATCGCGTCGATCGCGCTCCGAATCCTCGGCACGGGGTACTCCGTCCTGCTCCTTCGACGCAGTGGCGATCGACGCTTTGCGTTCCTGACGGTCATGCTCGGGCTCATGACGTCACGGCAGGTCTGGACGCTACAGACGACCGGCGGCACCGGCCTCGCCGAACTACCGGGGCTCGTCGTCAGCGGCCTCGCCGTCGCGGTGGTCTACTATCTCTCCCAGTACGTCGACGAGGAGGACAGAATCAAAGCGGAACTCGAGGCGATGAACGATCGCCTTCGAAGTTTCCGGAAAGCGGTCGAACAGGCCGGTCACGCGATTTTCTTGACGGATCCGGACGGACGGATCGAGTACGCGAATTCCGCCACGGAATCGGTAACCGGGTACGCCCCGTCGGAACTGGTCGGTCGAACGCCCGCGGTGTGGCAATCCGGCAAGCACGACGATGCGTTCTACGACGACCTCTGGTCGACTATCACGGACGGCGACGTCTGGGACGGCGAAGTCGTCAACCGGCGCCGAAACGGTGAACTGTGCTGGGTCGACGCGACGATCGCACCGATCACGGCCGATGACGGCTCCGTCGAGCGGTTCGTGGCCGTCGAGGCCGACGTCACCGAGCGCAAGGAACGGGAACTCCGCATCCGCGACCAGCACGACCGGCTCGAGTTGCTGAACACGACGAACGCGATCATCCGGGACGTCACCCAGGAACTGCTCCGTACCGAGTCGAAAGCCGAGGCCGAGGCGGTCTCGTGTGAACAGTTCGCGAGCGCAGGCCCCTACGAATCCGCGTGGTTCGCCACCAGAAACGCCGTCACCGACACCGTCCGACCGAACACGAGCGTCGGCATCGACGACGACGCTCTCGAGGACGTCGTCGCCGCCGTCAACGACGATGACCGGGAGACGGTCGTCGACCGCGCCCTGGAAACCGAGACGACCCACGTCGCACAGGTCTGTCAAGAGGGACGCCCCGACTGTACCCGCGCGTGCGAGTGTCGACTCGCGGCTGATGCGGTCGCGACCGTCGCGATCCCGATTACGTATCGGGATGCCCACTATGGCGCGCTCGTCTTGCACACGGGTGACGACAATGCCACCGATGCCCTCGACGTCGAGGTACTCGACGAACTCGGCGAGACCATCGCCTATGCCATCACCGCGGCTGAAAGCCAGCGCTCGCTGGTCACCGACCGCGTCACGGCACTCACGTTCGACCTCACACCGGCTGACGATCCGCTCCCGGCTCTTGCCAGCGCACTCGAGGCCGACGTCGAACTCGAACTCGAACAGGTGACGACCGGTACGAACGGTGACCTCGTCGAGTTCGTCACCGTTCGCGGCGCCGATGCCAGTGATATCGCCGCCCAGGCAGCAGATATTTCCGGCATCGAGTCGGCTCAGCGGCTTCGAGCCGATTCCGAACCGCTGCTTCGACTCACCGTCGACGAGACCGCCGTCGTTTCGACGCTGGCACAGTACGGTGGCTGCGTGCAGTCGCTTACCGCGGATGGGGACCAGTGTGGAACGGATCCGGAGAACGGGAGCGTAGCTACCCTGGTCGCCGAACTGCCCGAAACGGCCGACGTCCGAACCGTCGTCGAGGCCGTCACCGAGAGCCACCCTGGCGCGGATCTGGTGGGTCAACACGAACGCGATCGAACCCCCGAAACGTCCGGTCAGTTCCGATCGGCGGTCGAAGAGTCCGCAACTGATCGCCAACTCGAAGCGCTTCGACTGGCCCATTTCGGCGGTTTCTTCGAGTGGCCCCGCGACTCCAGTGGCGACGACCTCGCCGACAGAATGGGGGTTTGTCAATCGACGTATCTACAGCATCTTCGGGCCGCTCAGCGGAAGGTATTCGAACAGTTCTTCGACGCCGAGCGGCCGACAGACACCGGCTATCCGGTGGGACTCCAGGGGAAGGCAGATTAG
- a CDS encoding 4Fe-4S dicluster domain-containing protein — translation MSESEAADEPMPTIPESSGDDSDDSDNSDDTYDEMVDVEATDPRVELEKTTYRTDLGIEMAEDARRVSRGELSSEAYWEKYDDDAATEFGDDYRETPNPAVDRDDGTIDDETAETLGCSVGSMASVAAALEASETAADAESKSDGDGDGDGDGDGDDPRWGMVIDLQKCVGCESCTVACKAENRTPPGVSYNVVLEREEGEYPNVSRTNVPRPCMQCEKPPCVQVCPVSATYKMDNGVVNIDYDRCIGCRYCMVACPYDARYFDFGENYDGEFEEGGEVTSPEYGTDRGPREDGESPVGNVRKCNFCHHRLERGEEPACVETCVGDARYMGNLEDTDSDVNELASSSRAFQLKEKEGTDPNVYYLK, via the coding sequence ATGAGCGAAAGCGAAGCTGCCGACGAGCCGATGCCGACCATTCCCGAATCGTCCGGGGACGACTCCGACGACTCCGACAACTCCGACGACACCTACGACGAGATGGTCGACGTCGAGGCTACCGATCCCCGAGTCGAACTCGAGAAGACGACCTATCGGACTGACCTCGGCATCGAGATGGCCGAGGACGCCCGGCGGGTGAGCCGCGGCGAACTCTCGAGCGAGGCCTACTGGGAAAAGTACGACGACGACGCAGCCACGGAGTTCGGCGACGACTACCGCGAGACACCGAATCCGGCAGTCGATCGAGACGACGGGACGATCGACGACGAGACGGCCGAAACGCTCGGCTGTTCGGTTGGCTCGATGGCCAGCGTCGCGGCGGCGCTCGAGGCGTCGGAGACCGCGGCAGACGCGGAGAGCAAGAGCGACGGCGACGGCGACGGCGATGGCGACGGCGACGGTGACGATCCGCGCTGGGGCATGGTCATCGACCTGCAGAAATGCGTCGGCTGTGAGTCGTGTACGGTCGCCTGCAAGGCCGAAAACCGAACACCGCCCGGCGTTTCCTACAACGTCGTCCTCGAGCGTGAGGAAGGCGAGTATCCGAACGTTAGCCGGACGAACGTCCCGCGTCCGTGCATGCAGTGCGAGAAGCCGCCCTGTGTGCAGGTCTGTCCGGTTAGCGCGACGTACAAGATGGACAACGGAGTCGTGAACATCGATTACGACCGGTGTATCGGCTGTCGGTACTGCATGGTCGCGTGCCCTTACGACGCGCGCTACTTCGACTTCGGAGAGAACTACGACGGTGAGTTCGAGGAAGGCGGCGAAGTAACCAGCCCCGAATACGGGACGGACCGCGGCCCGCGCGAAGACGGCGAGTCGCCGGTCGGCAACGTCCGGAAGTGTAACTTCTGTCACCACCGCCTCGAACGGGGTGAGGAGCCCGCCTGTGTCGAGACCTGTGTCGGTGACGCGCGCTATATGGGCAACCTCGAGGATACCGACAGCGACGTAAACGAATTGGCGTCGTCCTCCCGGGCGTTCCAGCTCAAGGAGAAGGAGGGGACCGATCCGAACGTCTACTACCTCAAGTGA
- the nrfD gene encoding NrfD/PsrC family molybdoenzyme membrane anchor subunit, protein MSTNTHTVTAAIGGRRLRVAWYALLVALLAVGAYGGYLRLTEGLRATNLSSTVPWGAWVAFYIYFVGLSAGAFLVSTLSNVFEVEGMHEIEREALFVAIVSMIVALTFVLVDLGRMDRLWHPFAWRQPLSVLSWEVHAYALYIVVLSGELYFSMRRDLVARSEADDGLRGRIAGLLTLGRTDTGEESLETDRTWLKRLGIVGIPLAIVFVHGGTGNLFAVAAARSYWFSALFPVIFITSAVVSGMALIALLYVLRARLGSRALETDLLERMAALFVGFVVLDASLKVLEAFVGIYSLHPGHVESWLTIMTGEMWWSFWVVMVGLGWIAPLVLLHRRDWRRRPVFVAAAGASVVLGVIGTRFNIVVPAQIEPALYGLPTGYYVPSTPEWLLSLGIVALGVLLYTIGTELLPLVPRGETHD, encoded by the coding sequence ATGTCTACGAACACGCACACGGTGACGGCGGCGATCGGCGGTCGGCGGCTCCGGGTCGCCTGGTACGCGCTGCTGGTCGCGCTCCTGGCGGTCGGCGCCTATGGCGGGTACCTCCGACTCACGGAGGGACTCCGTGCAACGAACCTCTCGAGTACAGTGCCGTGGGGCGCGTGGGTCGCCTTCTACATCTACTTCGTCGGCCTGTCGGCGGGGGCGTTCCTCGTGAGCACGCTCTCGAACGTCTTCGAGGTCGAGGGGATGCACGAGATCGAACGCGAGGCGCTGTTCGTCGCGATCGTCTCGATGATCGTCGCGCTCACGTTCGTCCTGGTCGACCTCGGGCGGATGGATCGGCTCTGGCACCCCTTCGCGTGGCGACAGCCGCTCTCGGTCCTCTCCTGGGAGGTCCACGCGTACGCACTCTATATCGTCGTCCTCTCCGGCGAGTTGTACTTCTCGATGCGACGCGACCTCGTCGCGAGGAGCGAAGCCGACGACGGCCTCCGGGGACGGATCGCCGGTCTACTCACGCTCGGCCGGACGGACACGGGCGAAGAGAGCCTCGAGACCGATCGGACGTGGCTGAAACGCCTTGGAATCGTCGGCATTCCGCTCGCGATCGTCTTCGTCCACGGCGGCACCGGGAACCTGTTCGCGGTCGCCGCCGCGCGGAGCTACTGGTTCAGCGCGTTGTTCCCGGTAATCTTCATCACGTCCGCGGTCGTCAGCGGGATGGCACTGATCGCCCTGTTGTACGTGCTGCGGGCGCGCCTGGGGAGTCGAGCGCTCGAAACGGATCTGTTAGAGCGCATGGCGGCACTGTTCGTCGGATTCGTCGTCCTCGACGCGTCGCTGAAGGTTCTCGAGGCGTTCGTCGGGATCTACAGTCTCCACCCCGGCCACGTGGAGTCGTGGCTGACGATCATGACCGGCGAGATGTGGTGGTCGTTCTGGGTGGTGATGGTGGGACTCGGCTGGATCGCCCCGCTGGTGCTGTTACACCGTCGTGACTGGCGTCGCCGACCGGTGTTCGTCGCCGCCGCGGGCGCGAGCGTCGTCCTCGGCGTGATCGGCACGCGCTTCAACATCGTCGTGCCGGCCCAGATCGAGCCTGCGCTCTACGGCCTGCCGACGGGCTACTACGTTCCGTCGACGCCGGAATGGCTGCTCTCGCTGGGAATCGTCGCGCTCGGCGTGCTTCTCTATACGATCGGTACGGAACTGCTTCCGCTCGTTCCACGAGGTGAGACCCATGACTGA
- a CDS encoding molybdopterin-dependent oxidoreductase, producing MTDSNATHTDSKTGTERTDEPATDGIDRRDFVKAVGGIGALSLSGGIAGSVFEFDGWFADDGHGVGTEYGDYEASDVIYTTCGQCNTFCPIKVRLADDSGTGEYSSLVRKLAGNPYSFLNTQPHAQVPYESDPEDVATGDLEGTGEVDTSKWSLSGGRICLKGQAGIQTAFDTYRLRKPMKRVGPRGSDEWKTISWEQAIEEIVSGDDELGHDGLRELWGYAPEDEVMDDWEAVQVGEMSKQEFDDRYEDVLIDTDHPDLGPKANQIVDVGGFRRNFIRNRLWHQGLGSVNSIHHAGVCGLSGVMGFNRSHAGTKKRQYPDIENCEYLLVWGTNPMVANKGPTWLAPKLTNAIDDGMRMDVVDPRLSKTAEKADEWIPVKPGADAALALGMARWIIENERYDETYLRNPGEDAAAADDEPTWSDATHLVLVDEDERPKARVGDLDVPGGDDDSFVILDAATGEPAPASEADEGVLDVDITVDGRAVKSVWTLYRERVFEHDLEEYAEMAGVDVDRIDELADEFTSHGKRAAIMAYRGPAKHTNGFYATRAISTLQHLIGNFDWKGGQITPYAGYETMSGRYELGEVPDGHEPWGIPLLRGGVNYEETSLFERDDGYPAKRPWFPVAPPMATQELYASADDEYPYGVEALFIRPYSNNHVMSAAGGDTIPDVLQDEDAIGLIVASDTVLGETSRYADYVLPEPTYLERWENFGTYPNKRLADEKISQPTITVVPDARPFEEVLIDIWKELDLPGVGEGAIPDADGDLWPLDTAEDFYVKLATNIAYDREPVPDADDEELELFEHAHEKGLGEQFDLEEWRSAVTDEEWRKAVTVLNRGGRFEQPIDDYTETFAQRGHDYDYAGRHPETNAYEGDHMRYKLASRVNFYDEIAPTGKHAYDGERFDPLPRVADVLHYNRDVQVPVKADEELDHDRPLQLTNWKPRTQGMHRTTGSAWLRETQPENPVWINPEDASERGLENGDRVRIDAGRRTVEATVRVTGGIRPGVVGTAWGFGRQGGDTTDTTVDGDHRAGATDGYGHADHSFDTPGEDTAGYAKGRDAGFAVNHVQPLDDELGDVGLSDPVGGSNAQFAAYVEIEPVSER from the coding sequence ATGACTGATTCGAACGCAACCCACACGGACTCCAAGACAGGGACCGAACGGACGGATGAACCGGCCACCGACGGGATCGACCGTCGCGACTTCGTCAAGGCGGTCGGCGGCATCGGCGCGCTCTCGCTGTCCGGCGGTATCGCGGGCAGTGTCTTCGAGTTCGACGGCTGGTTCGCGGACGACGGTCACGGTGTCGGGACCGAGTACGGCGACTACGAGGCCTCGGACGTCATCTACACGACCTGCGGACAATGTAACACGTTCTGTCCGATCAAGGTTCGCCTGGCCGACGACAGCGGAACCGGCGAGTACAGTTCGCTCGTGCGCAAACTCGCGGGGAACCCCTACTCGTTCCTCAACACACAGCCACACGCTCAGGTGCCCTACGAAAGCGATCCCGAAGACGTCGCGACCGGCGACCTCGAGGGGACTGGCGAGGTCGACACGAGCAAGTGGTCGCTGTCGGGCGGACGCATCTGTCTGAAGGGTCAGGCTGGCATTCAAACGGCCTTCGACACGTACCGGTTGCGGAAACCGATGAAACGCGTGGGGCCGCGGGGCAGCGACGAGTGGAAGACCATCTCCTGGGAACAGGCGATCGAGGAGATCGTCTCCGGCGACGACGAACTCGGCCACGACGGCCTCCGTGAGCTGTGGGGGTACGCCCCCGAAGACGAAGTGATGGACGACTGGGAGGCCGTCCAGGTGGGTGAGATGAGCAAACAGGAGTTCGACGACCGCTACGAGGACGTCCTGATCGACACGGATCATCCCGATTTGGGACCGAAGGCCAACCAGATCGTCGACGTCGGTGGATTCCGGCGGAACTTCATTCGGAACCGGCTCTGGCACCAGGGGCTGGGATCGGTCAACAGCATCCATCACGCCGGCGTCTGCGGTCTCTCCGGCGTTATGGGGTTCAACCGCTCGCACGCCGGCACGAAGAAACGCCAGTACCCCGACATCGAGAACTGCGAGTACCTGCTGGTCTGGGGGACCAACCCGATGGTCGCCAACAAGGGCCCCACCTGGCTCGCCCCGAAACTCACGAACGCGATCGACGACGGCATGCGGATGGACGTCGTCGATCCCCGCCTCTCGAAGACCGCCGAGAAGGCCGACGAGTGGATCCCGGTCAAACCCGGCGCGGATGCCGCCCTCGCGCTCGGAATGGCTCGCTGGATCATCGAGAACGAGCGGTACGACGAGACGTACCTTCGCAACCCCGGGGAAGACGCTGCCGCGGCCGACGACGAACCCACGTGGAGCGACGCGACTCATCTCGTGCTCGTCGACGAGGACGAGCGACCGAAGGCCCGCGTCGGGGATCTCGATGTCCCTGGCGGCGACGACGACTCGTTCGTCATTCTCGACGCCGCGACCGGCGAACCGGCCCCCGCGAGCGAAGCCGACGAGGGCGTTCTGGACGTCGATATCACGGTCGACGGACGGGCCGTCAAGAGCGTCTGGACGCTGTACCGCGAGCGCGTCTTCGAGCACGACCTCGAGGAGTACGCCGAGATGGCCGGCGTCGACGTCGATCGGATCGACGAGCTCGCCGACGAGTTCACCAGTCACGGCAAGCGCGCGGCGATCATGGCGTACCGCGGCCCGGCCAAGCATACGAACGGGTTCTACGCGACACGCGCGATCTCGACGCTGCAGCACCTCATCGGCAACTTCGACTGGAAGGGCGGACAGATCACACCCTACGCGGGTTACGAGACGATGAGCGGCCGGTACGAACTCGGGGAGGTCCCCGACGGCCACGAACCGTGGGGGATCCCGCTGCTCCGGGGCGGCGTCAACTACGAGGAGACGTCGCTGTTCGAGCGCGACGACGGCTATCCCGCGAAACGGCCCTGGTTCCCCGTCGCACCGCCGATGGCGACCCAGGAACTCTACGCCAGCGCCGACGACGAGTACCCCTACGGGGTCGAGGCGCTGTTCATTCGGCCGTACTCGAATAACCACGTCATGTCCGCCGCAGGCGGGGACACGATCCCCGACGTGTTGCAAGACGAGGACGCGATCGGGCTGATCGTCGCTTCGGACACCGTTCTCGGCGAGACGAGCCGGTACGCCGACTACGTCCTCCCCGAGCCGACCTACCTCGAGCGCTGGGAGAACTTCGGCACGTATCCGAACAAGCGCCTGGCCGACGAGAAGATCAGCCAGCCGACGATCACGGTCGTCCCCGACGCACGGCCGTTCGAGGAGGTCCTGATCGATATCTGGAAGGAGCTGGACCTGCCCGGCGTCGGCGAGGGTGCTATCCCCGACGCTGACGGCGACCTGTGGCCGCTCGACACCGCCGAGGACTTCTACGTCAAGCTCGCGACCAACATCGCCTACGACCGCGAACCCGTCCCCGACGCCGACGACGAGGAACTCGAGTTGTTCGAGCACGCCCACGAGAAAGGGTTGGGTGAACAGTTCGACCTCGAGGAGTGGCGCAGCGCAGTAACCGACGAAGAGTGGCGCAAGGCGGTCACTGTACTGAACCGCGGCGGTCGGTTCGAGCAACCGATCGACGACTACACCGAAACGTTCGCCCAGCGTGGCCACGACTACGATTACGCCGGCCGGCACCCGGAGACGAACGCCTACGAGGGCGACCACATGCGGTACAAACTCGCGAGCCGGGTGAACTTCTACGACGAGATCGCGCCGACCGGGAAACACGCCTACGACGGCGAGCGGTTCGATCCCCTCCCTCGAGTAGCGGACGTCCTCCACTACAACCGTGATGTCCAGGTTCCCGTGAAAGCCGACGAAGAACTCGACCACGACAGGCCGCTGCAACTGACCAACTGGAAGCCCCGAACCCAGGGTATGCACCGAACGACCGGTTCGGCGTGGCTACGCGAAACCCAGCCCGAGAACCCGGTGTGGATCAACCCCGAAGACGCAAGCGAGCGCGGCCTCGAAAACGGCGACCGGGTACGGATCGATGCCGGCCGGCGAACCGTCGAGGCGACCGTCCGTGTCACCGGCGGCATCCGTCCCGGCGTCGTCGGAACCGCCTGGGGATTCGGACGACAGGGCGGCGACACGACGGACACGACGGTCGACGGCGACCATCGGGCGGGGGCTACCGACGGCTACGGGCATGCCGACCACTCGTTCGATACGCCGGGCGAGGATACGGCCGGATACGCGAAGGGACGGGACGCCGGGTTCGCCGTCAATCACGTTCAACCCCTCGACGACGAACTCGGCGACGTCGGCCTGAGCGATCCGGTCGGCGGAAGCAACGCCCAGTTCGCAGCCTACGTGGAGATCGAACCCGTGAGCGAACGATGA
- a CDS encoding molecular chaperone TorD family protein — protein MTRTDTVTTRTAAVADAQADLYGLLAAILDGETDVLATVMQDGSLVDVTATLPVDIDAAPLECTEVEEDALRIAYDNLFVVPGPQYVPPVASAHRDQPSEAFESDSPFHDEGTAGELLGDPASEMSSLYDRAGVRPSYGDFPDHVAAQLEFLAAVTRLEARALETGTDDRLERFRTYQHETLEQLGWLDTFHRAVAATDGPDGVFTALVAVARTITAWHARDYSMGE, from the coding sequence ATGACGCGAACCGATACGGTAACCACGAGGACGGCTGCGGTCGCCGATGCCCAGGCCGATCTGTACGGCCTGCTCGCGGCGATACTCGACGGTGAAACGGACGTCCTCGCAACAGTGATGCAGGACGGCTCGCTCGTCGACGTCACGGCGACGCTCCCCGTCGATATCGACGCTGCCCCCCTCGAGTGTACGGAGGTGGAGGAGGACGCCCTGCGGATCGCCTACGACAACCTGTTCGTCGTTCCGGGACCACAGTACGTCCCGCCGGTGGCCTCCGCACACCGTGACCAGCCCTCGGAGGCGTTCGAGTCGGATTCGCCGTTCCACGACGAGGGGACGGCAGGCGAACTGCTCGGCGATCCGGCCTCGGAGATGTCGTCGCTGTACGATCGAGCGGGCGTGCGTCCCAGCTACGGCGACTTCCCCGATCACGTCGCCGCTCAACTCGAGTTCCTCGCTGCGGTCACACGGCTAGAAGCGCGGGCCCTCGAAACGGGTACCGACGACCGCCTCGAGCGGTTCCGGACGTACCAACACGAGACGCTCGAACAGTTAGGCTGGCTCGATACGTTCCACAGGGCAGTCGCAGCTACCGACGGTCCTGACGGCGTCTTTACAGCCCTGGTCGCAGTGGCACGGACCATCACGGCCTGGCACGCTCGCGACTACTCCATGGGTGAGTGA
- a CDS encoding MBL fold metallo-hydrolase → MVDQISSERLAELIDSDESVTLVDTRPEDSYEGWRIHGAKNVPFDPREEFTDDHLEPVVESKNGDTVVICGKGLTSTPFGFRLEQHGIEDVSVVKGGMEDWSEVYEVVPLETENDDLVALQLQRRAKGCLGYLVGSKRAGSAVVVDPTRQTDQFKIVAEEAGLTIERVLDTHVHADHVSGGPKLANELDVPYHLGDRASERGVDYDYKPLADGRTLELGEIEIETLHTPGHTTEMVNYLVEDELLLTGDTLFVESVGRTELQFGDEDAAHGAELLYESIHETILELPDETRILPGHVSVTKDNRYEVGSPGELIGARLGELHAALDLLGLDEDEFVDRLVDDAPDKPPNYERVIEINTGTEPPEDRSEVTELELGPNNCAA, encoded by the coding sequence ATGGTAGACCAGATATCCTCCGAACGACTTGCGGAGTTGATCGATTCCGACGAATCGGTCACACTCGTTGATACCCGGCCCGAAGACAGCTACGAAGGATGGCGTATCCACGGCGCCAAGAACGTCCCGTTCGATCCGAGAGAAGAGTTCACGGACGACCATCTCGAGCCCGTCGTGGAGTCGAAAAACGGCGACACAGTCGTCATCTGCGGCAAAGGGCTCACGTCGACGCCGTTCGGGTTTCGACTCGAGCAACACGGGATCGAAGACGTCTCCGTCGTGAAAGGCGGCATGGAAGACTGGAGCGAGGTATACGAAGTCGTTCCCCTCGAGACGGAGAACGACGATCTCGTCGCACTGCAATTACAGCGTCGGGCGAAAGGTTGCCTCGGCTATCTCGTCGGCTCGAAACGTGCCGGATCGGCAGTCGTCGTCGACCCGACACGGCAGACGGACCAGTTCAAGATCGTTGCCGAGGAGGCCGGACTCACGATCGAACGGGTCCTCGATACCCACGTTCACGCGGACCACGTTTCGGGCGGTCCGAAACTGGCGAACGAACTCGATGTCCCGTATCATCTCGGTGACCGTGCGAGCGAACGGGGAGTCGATTACGACTACAAACCGCTCGCCGACGGTCGAACGCTCGAACTCGGGGAGATCGAGATCGAGACGCTTCACACACCGGGACACACAACCGAAATGGTCAACTATCTCGTCGAAGACGAGCTACTCCTCACCGGTGATACGCTGTTCGTGGAGTCCGTCGGCCGGACGGAGTTACAGTTCGGCGACGAGGATGCAGCACACGGTGCCGAACTGCTCTACGAATCCATCCACGAAACGATCCTCGAGCTCCCGGACGAGACGCGGATTCTTCCGGGTCACGTATCCGTCACGAAGGACAACCGATACGAGGTCGGGTCGCCTGGCGAACTGATCGGGGCCCGACTGGGTGAGCTTCACGCTGCTCTCGATCTCCTCGGACTCGACGAGGACGAGTTCGTGGATCGGTTGGTCGACGATGCGCCCGATAAACCCCCGAACTACGAGCGCGTCATCGAGATCAACACCGGCACGGAACCACCCGAGGACAGGTCCGAAGTGACGGAACTCGAACTCGGGCCGAATAACTGCGCGGCCTGA
- a CDS encoding 3-oxoacyl-ACP reductase family protein — protein sequence MPAAVVTGSSRGIGKAIARRFATDGYDVAVNYRSSEDAAEAVASEIRDYGREAIAVEADVADPDAAGRLVDTAADAFGSVDHVVNNAGIDQHVYTDDLDPDDFDRIMDVNVNSAFNVTKAALPYLRDSAADPSVTNISSILAHTGAAIECHYASSKGALLSLTRSHAQDFAPDVRVNAVAPGHIETDMTADRTPEEKREELSRIPVERYGQPEDIADAVAYLRDATFVTGETLDVNGGELMQ from the coding sequence ATGCCCGCCGCAGTCGTAACTGGCTCCTCGAGAGGGATCGGGAAAGCGATCGCGCGTCGCTTCGCAACTGACGGATACGACGTGGCCGTGAACTATCGGTCCAGCGAAGACGCTGCCGAGGCGGTTGCTTCCGAGATCCGCGATTACGGGCGAGAAGCGATCGCCGTCGAGGCGGACGTCGCCGACCCCGACGCTGCTGGGCGACTGGTCGATACCGCTGCCGACGCGTTCGGCAGCGTCGATCACGTCGTCAACAACGCCGGAATCGACCAGCACGTCTACACTGACGATCTCGACCCGGATGACTTCGATCGGATCATGGACGTCAACGTCAATTCCGCGTTCAACGTCACGAAAGCAGCGCTTCCGTATCTTCGTGACTCGGCTGCTGACCCGTCCGTGACGAACATCTCTTCGATTCTCGCCCATACCGGTGCGGCGATCGAGTGCCATTACGCGTCGTCGAAAGGCGCGCTCCTTTCGTTGACTCGCAGTCACGCCCAGGATTTTGCGCCCGACGTACGGGTAAACGCCGTCGCCCCGGGCCACATCGAGACGGACATGACTGCCGATCGAACGCCCGAGGAGAAACGGGAAGAACTCTCCCGGATTCCAGTCGAGCGGTACGGCCAACCCGAAGACATCGCCGACGCGGTTGCATATCTGCGCGACGCCACGTTCGTCACGGGCGAGACGCTGGACGTGAACGGCGGCGAACTGATGCAGTGA